In Torulaspora globosa chromosome 1, complete sequence, a genomic segment contains:
- the COY1 gene encoding CCAAT displacement transcription factor COY1 (ancestral locus Anc_1.162) — protein sequence MDLSVYRHAVDLWTKADLSSLQSQLDKDIIEIKERETQFLESRKALASETKVFKKLPSDEKLANINKIIKHYQQEIDNLTKRSKSSEVVLLDVYGKICEAPDPTPLMIHSVDKLSKIDDSSALKQQVENLEDKLAKYADYDNLKARLLDLEQNAAVTLARRLTAKEQEMSSTWGEKQRNWDEREAKLLKQVENLEKRLYEGAVVEKETDEGLSHDVTARNLLEQELESAQSRVFQLERRNEELNGALAKATSTAEQESQLQARENKIRQLESENALLSASSEREHQQLKKIEKELTEKISNLQAEVNSYKSEVNSTRMKLENYSDYVQIKEELSALKRIEFGTDTNDEENVAGQSSVESGIISANKRLQGALADLRSKFGDCEEENNKLKAQISELQNKLTESEILNRKLEADLDKIEEVDQKFNDTASMMSGVTRQMNNRWGKLSPTSSIVGIPEESETAATFGNNTILPIITKQRDRLRNRNTELEKQMRQLNNDKNKLKGELTKLQADNAKLYERMRYLSRSSGNTGDAAIANIDAEAQYSQIFEDSINPLTNLKKKEMEYYRRNKLSIWEKMFLSFARIVLANKTTRVLFLFYCFGIHGLIFMMSIYVINLSGYMTPEVGIVQSSASRASKIAANQDM from the coding sequence ATGGATCTTTCAGTCTACCGACATGCGGTGGATCTATGGACTAAGGCGGATTTAAGCAGTTTACAGAGCCAATTAGACAAAGATATAATCGAGATAAAGGAGAGAGAGACTCAATTCTTGGAATCGAGAAAGGCACTAGCATCTGAGACTAAAGTATTCAAGAAACTGCCCTCAGATGAAAAATTGGCAAATATCAACAAGATCATTAAACACTAtcagcaagagatcgaCAACCTTAcaaagagatcgaaaagctCTGAAGTTGTATTACTGGATGTGTATGGTAAGATATGCGAAGCTCCTGATCCGACCCCCTTGATGATCCACTCAGTGGATAAACTGAGCAAGATAGATGACTCCAGTGCACTTAAGCAGCAAGTGGAAAACTTGGAGGACAAGCTAGCCAAGTATGCTGATTATGATAACTTGAAAGCCAGACTTCTTGACTTGGAGCAAAACGCGGCTGTTACTTTGGCGAGAAGATTGACGGctaaagagcaagaaatgAGCTCAACATGGGGAGAGAAGCAAAGGAACTGGGATGAAAGGGAGGCAAAGCTCCTTAAGCAGGTTGAAAATCTGGAGAAGCGCCTTTATGAAGGGGCTGTGGTAGAAAAGGAAACTGATGAGGGTCTATCTCACGATGTGACGGCACGAAACCTTCTCGAACAGGAACTGGAATCTGCACAGTCTAGAGTTTTCCAACTGGAGCGAAGGAATGAGGAATTAAACGGCGCCCTAGCGAAAGCTACAAGTACCGCTGAGCAAGAATCGCAATTGCAAGCTAGGGAAAACAAGATAAGGCAGTTGGAGAGCGAAAATGCCCTACTGAGTGCTTCGTCAGAACGTGAGcatcagcagctcaagaaaatagagaaagagctgacCGAGAAGATTAGTAATTTGCAGGCGGAAGTGAATTCCTATAAGTCAGAAGTAAATTCTACCAGGATGAAACTAGAGAATTATTCGGACTATGTTCAAATCAAAGAGGAGTTAtcagctttgaagaggataGAATTCGGGACTGACACAAATGATGAGGAGAACGTTGCCGGGCAAAGCAGTGTGGAATCCGGCATCATATCTGCGAATAAGAGATTACAAGGGGCACTTGCTGATTTACGAAGTAAATTCGGCGATTGTGAAGAGGAGAACAATAAGCTGAAAGCTCAAATATCTGAGCTACAAAATAAGCTTACGGAGTCGGAAATTCTGAACCGTAAACTGGAGGCTGATCTTGATaagatcgaagaagtcgatcAAAAATTTAATGACACGGCAAGTATGATGTCAGGCGTCACAAGACAGATGAACAATCGATGGGGTAAGTTATCACCGACTAGCTCGATTGTTGGCATACCTGAGGAGTCAGAGACTGCTGCTACTTTCGGCAACAATACTATTCTGCCAATCATAACCAAGCAACGTGATAGATTACGCAACAGAAATACCGAGCTAGAGAAGCAGATGAGACAGCTCAACAACGATAAAAATAAGCTCAAGGGTGAGCTGACTAAATTACAAGCTGATAACGCCAAACTGTACGAGCGGATGCGCTACTTATCGAGGTCTAGTGGGAACACCGGAGACGCAGCGATCGCTAACATCGACGCTGAAGCTCAATACTCGCAGATATTCGAGGACTCCATAAATCCATtgacaaacttgaagaagaaagagatggagTACTACAGGAGGAACAAACTATCGATATGGGAAAAAATGTTTCTGAGCTTTGCGCGAATTGTACTTGCAAACAAGACGACGAGAGTACTATTTCTATTCTACTGTTTCGGCATTCACGGCCTAATCTTCATGATGAGCATATACGTTATCAATCTCAGCGGGTACATGACGCCCGAGGTCGGCATTGTTCAATCATCCGCAAGCAGAGCCTCGAAGATCGCAGCGAATCAAGATATGTAA
- the RFA3 gene encoding Rfa3p (ancestral locus Anc_1.165) has translation MASETPRIDPREIAQNVCPVFRLIAQVKSQPTENTLVLSSPTDGGEMVTLTNVRVSLNKQFEAESWHEFVCRSSDSGDVEFLVLDAVPCVLKENEQISVDGIVALQQLCRKFPEIY, from the coding sequence ATGGCCAGCGAGACGCCCAGAATCGATCCTCGAGAGATAGCACAGAACGTTTGCCCGGTGTTCAGGCTCATTGCGCAGGTGAAGTCGCAACCAACAGAGAACACGCTGGTGCTGAGCTCGCCGACGGATGGCGGCGAAATGGTAACGTTGACGAACGTGAGGGTTTCGTTGAACAAGCAGTTCGAGGCAGAATCGTGGCACGAGTTTGTGTGTCGCTCCAGCGACAGCGGAGACGTGGAGTTTCTAGTGCTGGATGCGGTGCCCTGtgtgctgaaggagaacgAGCAGATCAGCGTGGATGGGATCGTTGCGTTGCAGCAGCTCTGCAGGAAGTTCCCGGAGATCTACTGA
- the STE3 gene encoding Ste3p (ancestral locus Anc_1.167), which yields MSIQSNVIGLCTVAFVLLVPPLAWHSQNKNVPAIVLISWLIVMNLSYIVAACVWSGEDFASRWSGKGWCDVVVKLQVGANVGISCAVGNIVNNLHSVLKADSVLPEAGSWRKIGRDLAVCLVPPVVIMGLSYLVQMYRFGVTRYYGCLNLLSPTWVTTVLYTMWPFVASTVAAVYASMVLYIFYRKRKDVKDILHCTNSKLNLTRFARLLIFCCLIILVMFPLSIYALVEDVKSFNGHYSYKETHSSALWNVIPKIDAGGRLLTVWIYVLMSYLVFFIFGLGADALHMYANFLRSIKLGFIVDALGRLIEKSKDRKIAKLLGKISSSEYKDEFFSDSSMEKSDGNYSSDSPQSQAHFVVDYRTPYESSKKSRNKRGIRIGFEKTTTSDVEEGTDGFNPFLSQKLSEEDSTSLDGLSQLSFGRTNTENYDLEKNGGIVMYQPRTCDSGSSSDDYKTVSYTTSPNSK from the coding sequence ATGAGTATCCAATCTAATGTCATAGGGCTTTGTACTGTAGCTTTTGTGTTGCTGGTACCGCCGCTAGCGTGGCACTCGCAGAACAAAAATGTGCCAGCCATAGTTCTGATCAGTTGGCTGATAGTAATGAATTTGTCGTATATTGTCGCGGCTTGCGTGTGGAGTGGCGAGGATTTTGCGAGTAGGTGGAGCGGGAAGGGATGGTGCGATGTAGTGGTGAAGCTGCAGGTTGGAGCGAACGTTGGTATTTCTTGTGCGGTGGGAAATATCGTTAATAACCTGCACTCGGTTCTGAAGGCAGATTCGGTGCTGCCGGAAGCCGGTTCCTGGCGCAAAATCGGCAGGGACCTGGCGGTGTGCCTGGTTCCGCCCGTAGTGATCATGGGACTTTCGTATTTGGTCCAAATGTACCGATTCGGTGTGACCAGGTACTACGGGTGTTTGAACCTGTTGTCGCCCACTTGGGTGACCACCGTGCTTTACACTATGTGGCCCTTCGTGGCGTCGACGGTTGCGGCGGTGTATGCGTCCATGGTTCTCTACATCTTCTAtaggaagaggaaggatgTCAAAGACATTTTGCATTGCACAAACTCGAAATTGAACCTGACGAGGTTTGCGAGGTTGCTGATTTTCTGCTGCCTGATTATCTTGGTGATGTTCCCGCTGTCGATTTATGCGCTTGTCGAAGACGTCAAGAGTTTCAATGGCCACTACAGTTACAAAGAGACGCATTCGAGCGCACTTTGGAATGTGATACCAAAGATCGACGCAGGTGGCAGACTGCTCACGGTCTGGATTTACGTGCTGATGTCGTACTTGGtctttttcatctttggGTTGGGAGCTGACGCTCTCCACATGTACGCCAACTTCCTGCGTTCGATTAAGTTAGGTTTCATTGTGGACGCTCTAGGGAGATTGATTGAGAAGAGCAAAGATCGCAAGATCGCCAAACTGTTGGGCAAGATCTCAAGTAGCGAGTACAAGGATGAATTCTTCTCCGATTCGTCTATGGAAAAGAGCGATGGTAATTACTCATCAGACAGTCCTCAGTCGCAGGCACATTTTGTCGTTGACTACAGAACACCTTATGAGAGTAGCAAAAAGAGTCGAAATAAGAGAGGAATCCGCATAGGGTTTGAGAAGACGACAACTTcagatgttgaagaaggtaCCGACGGGTTCAACCCCTTCTTGTCGCAAAAGctctctgaagaagacagTACATCGCTAGACGGTCTTTCACAACTGTCTTTTGGTAGAACTAACACCGAAAACTACGACCTAGAGAAAAATGGCGGTATTGTAATGTATCAGCCCAGAACATGCGATAGTGGCTCTAGCTCCGACGATTACAAGACGGTTAGCTACACCACATCGCCAAATTCGAAGTAG
- the ASG7 gene encoding Asg7p (ancestral locus Anc_1.169), which produces MASKPKNLNSFVEEEAQWYACECPSCQAGARYESLVPRWLAGGFFLPFLWIGNILIYVYTQWHLDYEPTHAEIPPEELPTVYEVETKIDKTHLEISNDVAAEIDRVNETTVTFADPASPPHGLQYHRKLFLKQAASQILDSHEAKRAYYRKWTMWTVLAVVAYSVTILLLVMAYDTGYTN; this is translated from the coding sequence ATGGCCAGCAAACCGAAAAACTTGAACTCatttgtcgaagaagaggcccAATGGTACGCCTGCGAGTGTCCATCCTGCCAGGCAGGCGCCCGCTACGAAAGCTTGGTACCCCGATGGCTTGCTGGCGGTTTCTTTCTACCATTCCTCTGGATCGGGAACATTCTGATCTACGTCTACACCCAGTGGCATCTCGACTACGAGCCCACACACGCCGAGATCCCGCCAGAAGAACTACCTACTGTCTACGAAGTCGAGACAAAAATCGACAAGACCCATCTCGAAATAAGCAACGATGTCGCAGCGGAAATTGACCGAGTCAACGAAACCACTGTCACATTCGCGGACCCAGCGTCTCCCCCACACGGCCTGCAATACCACAGAAAGCTGTTTCTCAAGCAAGCAGCGTCCCAAATACTGGACTCGCACGAAGCGAAAAGAGCCTACTACAGAAAGTGGACCATGTGGACGGTCCTGGCAGTCGTGGCGTACTCCGTCACGATACTCCTGCTGGTGATGGCGTACGACACAGGCTACACCAACTAG
- the KRE9 gene encoding Kre9p (ancestral locus Anc_1.164): MLVSIQTLFAAVLMLVTRIAVGDVQVTEPVAGAQFSGSGGTVSIDLKWMDNGANPPVDDITSFTFTLETGPNNHIQAVKKLDESVPLSAITKVGDTYSYTLQFPSGIIGNGQYYIQVYSQVQGGGYTNNYSPRFELTSMGGTSSATFSDSTQPPGETLVAGTGTTTASVDTRSFTLYYTQQTGVSRFAPMQMQPGSKITATTWTKKFPTSAVTYYSTYRNTLAQETTITPGWSYVLSSGINFATPAPYPTDNGGWQNPKQRQSLSTRKINIKKRARVMGN; the protein is encoded by the coding sequence ATGTTGGTTTCGATTCAGACGCTTTTTGCGGCGGTTTTGATGCTGGTGACAAGAATCGCAGTGGGCGATGTGCAGGTGACAGAGCCGGTAGCCGGTGCTCAGTTTTCCGGGAGTGGCGGTACTGTCAGCATTGATTTGAAGTGGATGGACAACGGAGCGAATCCGCCGGTCGATGATATCACATCTTTCACTTTCACGTTGGAAACGGGTCCCAACAACCACATCCAAGCGGTCAAGAAGCTGGATGAAAGCGTCCCTCTCTCAGCTATCACCAAAGTGGGTGACACCTACTCGTATACGCTTCAATTCCCTTCGGGCATTATCGGAAATGGGCAATACTATATCCAGGTCTATTCGCAAGTGCAAGGGGGCGGCTACACGAACAACTACTCGCCTCGTTTCGAGCTGACTTCGATGGGAGGCACCTCGTCTGCCACTTTCTCTGACTCGACTCAGCCCCCTGGCGAGACGCTGGTTGCCGGGACGGGCACCACCACCGCTTCAGTTGACACCAGATCCTTCACGCTATATTACACGCAACAGACTGGCGTCTCCCGGTTCGCGCCCATGCAGATGCAGCCCGGAAGCAAGATCACGGCCACCACCTGGACCAAGAAGTTCCCCACGAGCGCCGTGACGTACTATTCCACCTACAGAAACACTTTGGCACAGGAGACCACTATCACACCCGGTTGGTCCTACGTCTTATCTAGTGGCATCAACTTTGCCACGCCGGCACCGTACCCTACGGACAACGGTGGGTGGCAGAACCCGAAGCAGAGGCAGAGCCTGTCGACCAGAAAGatcaacatcaagaagagagcaAGGGTAATGGGAAATTAG
- the CPS1 gene encoding Gly-Xaa carboxypeptidase (ancestral locus Anc_1.166), producing the protein MAMRLQDGSKSLGPKGGRSPLRRHLHGLLTVGLALAGTALYVVSQRSSREGVILSGKEVSRCGKIEPIVPSFKKSVDLILHDAEFKRSSVEKLSKAIQIPTEIWDVNPEPADDPEWYAHFYEFHRFLEQTFPLVHERLTREKVNELGLLYTWEGSEPELKPVLFMAHQDVVPVNKETWDDWEYPPFSGHYDEKSDLVWGRGSNDCKNLLIAELEAIEQLLLDGYQPKRSVILSFGFDEESSGPLGARHLAAFLEDRYGRDGIFSIIDEGFGVLPIDEGLFVASPITAEKGYVDVVVTVNGKGGHSSVPPDHTTIGVASDLITVLEDNPFGPDFELDNPLFSLLTCAAEHSKRLPKDLRKHILRAPKNKASRKMLEKFLSSDVRFRDLIRTTRAVDVFNGGIKANALPEVSTFVVNHRIDIHSSVEETVAADAYFAEKIAKKYGYGFARNGEFSIPETELGYIDVKVAKALEPAPVSPTSGAAWDILAGTIQDVFENGVFAGRDDAELYVSTTLMPANTDTRYYWNLTKNIYRFVASILDASTFETIHSVNESIKASSHLSAIAFIYEYIVNVDENA; encoded by the coding sequence ATGGCGATGAGATTGCAGGACGGGAGCAAGTCGCTGGGACCGAAAGGCGGTCGCTCTCCTTTGAGAAGACACTTGCATGGGTTGCTAACGGTGGGACTCGCCCTTGCTGGGACAGCACTGTATGTGGTCAGTCAGCGTTCATCCAGGGAGGGTGTGATTTTGAGTGGCAAGGAAGTGTCTAGGTGCGGGAAAATCGAGCCAATTGTGCCtagcttcaagaagtcgGTGGATTTGATCCTGCACGATGCAGAATTCAAGCGGTCTTCTGTGGAAAAGCTGTCCAAGGCTATCCAGATCCCGACGGAAATCTGGGACGTGAACCCGGAGCCGGCAGACGACCCTGAATGGTACGCTCATTTCTACGAGTTCCACAGGTTCCTGGAGCAGACGTTTCCGCTGGTTCACGAGAGGCTCACGCGCGAGAAGGTGAACGAGCTGGGCTTACTGTACACCTGGGAGGGCTCGGAGCCCGAGCTGAAGCCGGTGTTGTTTATGGCGCACCAGGATGTGGTTCCGGTGAACAAGGAGACGTGGGATGACTGGGAGTACCCACCATTCTCGGGACATTACGATGAAAAGAGCGACCTGGTTTGGGGCAGAGGCTCGAACGACTGTAAGAACCTGCTGATCGCAGAACTCGAGGCCATTGAACAGCTTTTGCTCGACGGCTACCAGCCGAAGAGGTCTGTGATTTTGTCGTTCggttttgatgaagaatcgagCGGTCCCCTCGGAGCCAGGCATCTGGCTGCTTTCCTCGAGGACAGATACGGTAGGGATGGGATCTTTTCGATCATCGACGAAGGGTTTGGAGTACTGCCCATCGACGAGGGGCTCTTTGTGGCCTCCCCCATCACGGCTGAAAAGGGATACGTCGATGTCGTGGTGACGGTCAATGGGAAGGGCGGCCACTCTTCGGTACCACCAGACCATACTACTATCGGCGTCGCATCAGACCTGATTACTGTTCTCGAAGACAATCCTTTCGGCCCAGATTTCGAGCTCGACAACCCACTCTTCAGTTTGCTGACATGTGCAGCCGAGCATTCAAAGAGGCTCCCCAAAGATTTGAGGAAGCACATCTTGAGGGCGCCAAAGAACAAGGCAAGTCGGAAAATGTTGGAGAAGTTTTTGTCCAGCGATGTTAGGTTCCGTGATTTAATCCGAACCACCAGAGCTGTAGACGTTTTCAACGGTGGTATCAAAGCCAACGCTCTGCCTGAGGTTTCCACCTTCGTGGTCAACCACAGAATAGACATCCACTCGTCTGTGGAAGAAACAGTCGCCGCAGATGCGTACTTTGCTGAGAAAATTGCAAAGAAATATGGTTACGGTTTCGCTCGCAACGGAGAGTTCTCGATTCCAGAAACTGAGCTTGGTTACATTGACGTAAAGGTCGCCAAGGCTTTGGAACCGGCTCCAGTTTCTCCAACTTCGGGTGCCGCTTGGGACATCCTCGCCGGTACCATCCAGGATGTGTTCGAAAATGGGGTTTTCGCCGGCCGCGACGACGCTGAGTTGTACGTTTCAACAACTTTGATGCCAGCAAATACTGATACCAGGTATTACTGGAATTTAACGAAGAACATCTACAGGTTCGTCGCTTCGATCCTTGATGCAAGTACTTTCGAGACTATCCATTCTGTGAATGAGAGTATCAAAGCTAGCAGCCATCTGTCTGCTATTGCATTCATTTACGAGTACATTGTGAacgttgatgaaaatgCTTAG
- the TOH1 gene encoding Toh1p (ancestral locus Anc_1.168), whose protein sequence is MNAAVRLICVFLACLQVARAEVSAYDQIAFSNVGFAGTYTPVKKFSNIDADDCSCEVGDPQWFSGTNAPVSSYLSVHFRGPLKLHQFAYYDSPSFDVSSSASSSDFTRRAYYNASAQVGENVTFLTAAGDSSKCLGKALTYAGSDGTSKASSATLLQDNNYISSDEEFIIFSNVSCPKSGVGKGCGYYRQGIPAYYGFGGVTKMFLFDFEMPRETQSNSSSIEFYDLPAIWLLNDHIPRTAQYPTNPNCSCWASGCGEFDIFEAMNGTERDHFYSTFHTFQGIEYLGTGIQSYGYIPRDTRNAMRGGAIFDSTGNVITFLSNATKFDSSLSYNDIHSILSAIPSNETYSSKLMSISATAPSTTSKSSGFSLTTSANGLWYYLFTAVTALAQVFVI, encoded by the coding sequence ATGAATGCTGCCGTGCGTTTGATCTGTGTGTTTCTGGCGTGTCTGCAGGTGGCCAGGGCGGAAGTGAGTGCGTATGACCAGATAGCGTTCTCTAACGTTGGGTTCGCCGGGACGTACACTCCGGTGAAGAAGTTTTCCAACATCGACGCTGACGACTGCTCCTGCGAGGTGGGAGATCCGCAGTGGTTTTCCGGGACCAATGCGCCCGTGTCTTCGTATCTTTCGGTCCATTTCCGTGGTCCTCTTAAGCTGCACCAATTCGCCTACTACGATTCGCCCTCCTTTGATGTGAGCAGCTCTGCTTCCTCCAGCGACTTCACCCGTCGTGCGTACTACAACGCTTCGGCACAGGTCGGTGAGAACGTCACCTTCCTGACTGCTGCTGGCGACAGTTCGAAATGTCTGGGCAAGGCGCTGACGTACGCCGGGTCCGACGGTACCTCGAAGGCGTCCTCTGCGACGCTGCTGCAGGACAACAACTATATCTCGTCcgatgaagagttcatcatcttctccaacGTGTCGTGTCCCAAGTCTGGCGTAGGCAAGGGCTGCGGCTACTACCGCCAGGGGATCCCCGCGTACTACGGGTTTGGCGGTGTAACGAAGATGTTCCTGTTCGACTTTGAGATGCCGAGGGAGACGCAGTCCAACAGCAGTTCCATCGAGTTCTACGACTTGCCAGCGATCTGGCTTCTGAACGACCACATCCCGAGGACCGCCCAGTACCCGACCAACCCAAACTGTTCCTGCTGGGCCAGCGGTTGCGGCGAGTTCGACATCTTCGAAGCTATGAACGGCACCGAGCGCGACCACTTCTACTCAACCTTCCACACCTTCCAGGGCATCGAGTATCTGGGCACCGGCATCCAGTCCTACGGCTACATCCCAAGAGACACAAGAAACGCCATGAGAGGCGGTGCGATCTTCGATTCCACTGGCAACGTCATCACCTTCCTCTCCAACGCTACCAAATTCGACTCCTCCCTCTCCTACAACGACATCCACTCGATCCTGTCCGCCATCCCCTCCAACGAGACCTACTCGAGCAAACTCATGTCGATCTCTGCCACCGCTCCGTCAACCACGTCCAAGTCCTCCGGCTTCTCCCTCACAACCTCCGCCAACGGCCTGTGGTACTATCTCTTCACGGCAGTCACAGCCCTGGCGCAGGTCTTCGTCATCTAA
- the SWI3 gene encoding Swi3p (ancestral locus Anc_1.163) — MESPGLFGPEDAGGGGEAAESIEKAAANDNVEKSGGADSETETNENLFGEEDEAMSEGEEKVAQQEEAEEGLQKEEEDGDEEEPSANVDKSMLRQESQESGAVKNESQEQSELKELTVPQSHEIVIPNYARWFDLRKIHSIERQSLPEFFTNRIASKTPQVYVRYRNFMVNSYRLNPNEYFSVTAARRNVCGDAAAIFRVHKFLMKWGLINYQVDAKLLPKNVEPPFTGEFSTRHDAPRGLFPFESYKPSVQLPDMAKLKKMMDTNDENSALHKYLETRKRKMSNQIDSEAPEDKVKDEEKTEIEEDQASSTNPVKKAKILENVDDQWSREELQKLLKGLQEHGSDWYKVAKSIDTKTPEQCILKFLQLPIEDRFLHSPGKDSGPLKYAPHLPFSKSDNPVMSTVAFLVGLVDPRVVRQMTGRAITAMEDIDKEENKDSDELKEASEIALSSLGARSHVFATNEERQINAIASELVEVQLAKAELKLKFLTKIERALELERKSLQRQQEDTLIQRLALSKHSHLVYQKLQESLEIIDDKDKLASHLAEIKQLLDCPPKLSIGAAFGLSQDGSTSPSSTQRLNAKSEDEVKPVSIEAPQFYRYWSA; from the coding sequence ATGGAGAGCCCCGGATTATTTGGGCCAGAAGatgctggtggtggtggagAGGCAGCAGAGAGCATCGAAAAAGCGGCTGCCAATGACAATGTAGAGAAGAGTGGAGGAGCCGATAGCGAAACCGAAACTAACGAGAATCTGTTTGGggaggaggatgaagcGATGTCCGAGGGCGAGGAGAAGGTAGCACAGCAGGAGGAAGCGGAAGAGGGACTTcagaaggaagaggaggatgGGGATGAGGAGGAGCCAAGTGCCAATGTGGACAAGTCAATGCTCAGGCAAGAATCGCAAGAGAGCGGCGCAGTTAAGAATGAGTCTCAGGAGCAATCggagctgaaagagctgacgGTACCGCAGTCGCACGAGATAGTGATTCCTAACTATGCCAGGTGGTTTGACCTGCGGAAGATCCACTCAATCGAGAGGCAATCGCTGCCGGAGTTTTTCACAAACCGGATAGCGTCCAAGACGCCACAGGTGTATGTCAGATATCGAAATTTCATGGTTAATTCTTATCGATTGAACCCGAACGAATATTTCAGCGTTACAGCGGCAAGGCGGAACGTATGTGGGGACGCCGCTGCGATCTTTCGTGTACATaagtttttgatgaagtggGGTTTGATTAATTATCAGGTTGACGCAAAGCTGCTGCCCAAGAATGTGGAGCCGCCCTTTACTGGGGAGTTTTCGACAAGACACGACGCTCCGCGTGGACTGTTCCCATTTGAGAGCTATAAACCTTCGGTGCAGTTGCCAGATATGGCCAAGTTAAAGAAAATGATGGACACGAACGATGAAAATAGCGCGTTGCACAAATACTTGGAGacaaggaagagaaagatgagcAACCAGATAGATTCTGAAGCGCCAGAGGACAAGGTTAAAGACGAAGAGAAAACCGAAatcgaggaagatcagGCATCCTCCACGAATCCGGTCAAGAAGGCTAAAATACTCGAGAACGTCGACGACCAGTGGTCTAGGGAGGAGTTGCAGAAACTGCTGAAGGGATTACAAGAGCATGGATCTGATTGGTACAAGGTCGCTAAGAGCATTGATACCAAGACCCCAGAACAATGCATATTGAAGTTTCTGCAGTTACCAATAGAGGACAGGTTTCTTCATAGCCCGGGCAAGGATTCAGGTCCTCTCAAATACGCGCCTCATCTACCCTTCTCGAAGAGTGACAATCCAGTAATGTCAACGGTCGCGTTCCTCGTAGGTCTAGTGGACCCCAGAGTGGTCCGACAAATGACCGGGCGTGCTATTACGGCAATGGAAGATATAGACAAGGAGGAGAACAAAGACTCGGACGAGCTAAAGGAAGCTTCGGAAATAGCATTATCATCGCTTGGGGCCAGATCACATGTGTTTGCAACTAATGAAGAGCGACAAATCAATGCCATTGCCAGTGAGCTGGTCGAAGTCCAGCTAGCGAAAGCAGAGCTAAAGCTGAAATTTCTGACCAAGATTGAGCGAGCCCTGGAACTGGAAAGGAAAAGCCTCCAGAGGCAGCAGGAGGACACTTTAATTCAGCGATTAGCATTATCGAAGCATTCTCACTTGGTATATCAAAAATTGCAAGAATCACTCGAGATAATCGACGACAAGGACAAATTGGCTTCTCACCTCGCCGAGATCAAGCAGCTATTAGATTGTCCTCCCAAATTGAGCATAGGCGCTGCGTTTGGGCTATCACAGGATGGCTCCACGTCTCCGTCATCAACTCAAAGGCTAAATGCCAAATCGGAAGATGAGGTTAAACCTGTGTCAATCGAAGCTCCGCAGTTCTACAGGTATTGGTCTGCATAA